In Acidobacteriota bacterium, one DNA window encodes the following:
- a CDS encoding PIN domain-containing protein, with product MGLIGEIGAGPVALDTVAFIYFIEENPRFLRALEPVFEAVDEGRLAAVTSSLTLLEVLVVPLRAGNVALADRYEQALTRGRGLTLIDVDRGQLRAAAQLRSVFPKVRTPDALQLSAALSAGCSALLTNDRQLPVIPGLRVLQLENYSR from the coding sequence ATGGGACTGATCGGCGAGATCGGCGCCGGCCCGGTGGCGCTCGACACGGTGGCCTTCATCTATTTCATCGAAGAGAACCCCAGGTTTCTGAGGGCCCTGGAGCCCGTCTTCGAAGCGGTCGACGAGGGGCGGCTCGCGGCCGTCACGTCGAGCTTGACCCTGCTCGAAGTCCTCGTCGTTCCGCTTCGCGCGGGCAATGTCGCCCTGGCGGATCGATATGAGCAGGCGCTGACGCGAGGCCGCGGCCTCACGTTGATCGACGTCGATCGCGGGCAGCTTCGCGCGGCGGCACAGCTGCGCTCGGTGTTTCCGAAGGTCCGGACGCCGGATGCCCTCCAGCTTTCGGCGGCACTGTCCGCCGGATGCTCCGCCCTGCTGACGAATGACCGGCAGCTCCCGGTGATTCCCGGTTTGCGCGTCCTGCAGCTCGAGAACTATTCGAGATGA